In one Haloplanus salinus genomic region, the following are encoded:
- a CDS encoding DUF2103 domain-containing protein — protein MECGRCGSPLDRPGDYCLVCHTANCDAVVVDIAEDRAHLTMLDGEAVVGETTITTRPEEDGEARVIERRNFAGLIADELRRKRPETVFAAGDREIIRAVRAETHYEFYRVAGEDPVAAVLERRGDRALEVVETPPKEKLGGRHTTLIGGRTGRRAISTVAEHPHVKKIVPGPIDAGGTGSQSGLRAKVTRADGNGNVRLLLRDGSSVQENRIVTTAMDRETGERVRDDLNEALAAADLQD, from the coding sequence ATGGAGTGTGGGCGGTGTGGCTCCCCGCTTGATCGACCGGGCGACTACTGTCTGGTCTGTCACACCGCCAACTGCGACGCCGTCGTCGTCGACATCGCTGAGGACCGCGCCCACCTGACGATGCTCGACGGGGAGGCGGTGGTGGGCGAGACGACGATCACTACCCGGCCGGAGGAGGACGGGGAGGCACGGGTGATCGAGCGGCGGAACTTCGCGGGGTTGATCGCCGACGAACTGCGCCGGAAGCGGCCGGAGACGGTGTTCGCGGCGGGCGACCGGGAGATCATCCGCGCGGTGCGGGCGGAGACCCACTACGAGTTCTACCGCGTCGCCGGCGAGGACCCGGTGGCGGCGGTGCTAGAGCGGCGCGGCGACCGAGCGCTGGAGGTGGTGGAGACGCCGCCCAAGGAGAAACTCGGCGGCCGGCACACGACGCTGATCGGCGGGCGGACGGGCCGGCGGGCCATCTCGACTGTAGCCGAACATCCGCACGTAAAAAAGATCGTCCCCGGCCCGATCGACGCGGGTGGGACGGGGTCGCAGTCCGGGCTGCGCGCGAAGGTGACGCGCGCGGACGGCAACGGCAACGTGCGTCTCCTCCTGCGCGACGGGTCGAGCGTCCAAGAGAACCGGATCGTGACGACGGCGATGGACCGGGAGACGGGCGAACGCGTCCGCGACGACCTGAACGAGGCGTTGGCGGCCGCCGACCTGCAGGACTGA
- a CDS encoding ZIP family metal transporter, protein MAGTLVQALSYTMLAVVAALVGGVIAVYRPPGARMESNVQHLAAGVVIAAVAAELLPDVHNRAPLVVVVGFAIGVATMLGIHRLSKVIEKRDVGGSFAGAAGLLITVGIDMLIDGVLIGVTFLTEAATGVLIAVALAIEVLFLGVAGVVALPAGVGTLRKLAVPAAFGGLLTVGVTVGVLVLEGVTGAPIAVILAFGSAALLYLVTEELLVKAQKVPETPVSTTLFFLGFLSIFLLDMMH, encoded by the coding sequence ATGGCCGGAACACTGGTCCAAGCGTTGTCGTACACGATGTTGGCTGTCGTGGCCGCGTTGGTCGGGGGCGTGATCGCCGTCTACCGACCGCCGGGGGCACGGATGGAGAGTAACGTGCAGCATCTCGCGGCCGGCGTGGTCATCGCCGCCGTCGCCGCCGAACTGTTACCGGACGTCCACAACCGGGCGCCGCTGGTCGTCGTCGTCGGGTTCGCCATCGGCGTCGCGACGATGCTCGGAATCCACCGACTGAGCAAGGTCATCGAGAAACGGGACGTCGGCGGGAGTTTCGCCGGCGCCGCCGGCTTGCTCATCACCGTCGGCATCGACATGCTCATCGACGGGGTGCTCATCGGCGTCACGTTCCTCACCGAGGCCGCGACCGGCGTCCTCATCGCGGTGGCGCTGGCCATCGAGGTGCTCTTCCTGGGCGTCGCCGGCGTCGTCGCGTTACCGGCCGGCGTCGGGACCCTCCGCAAACTCGCCGTACCGGCGGCGTTCGGTGGGTTGCTGACGGTCGGCGTGACCGTCGGCGTCCTCGTCCTCGAGGGAGTGACCGGAGCCCCCATCGCCGTCATCCTCGCGTTCGGCTCCGCGGCGCTACTGTATCTCGTCACCGAGGAGTTGCTGGTGAAAGCACAGAAGGTGCCCGAGACGCCGGTGTCGACGACGCTGTTTTTCCTCGGGTTCCTCTCGATTTTCCTGCTCGATATGATGCACTGA
- a CDS encoding 50S ribosomal protein L37ae, with product MAENKARSTGSAGRFGARYGRVARRRVKEIEAGMQNATLDGDSVTRVGTGVWKNEETGETFTGGAYRPETPGGRTVRRSIRAALATDDDE from the coding sequence ATGGCCGAGAACAAGGCACGCAGCACCGGGAGCGCGGGCCGATTCGGCGCGCGATACGGGCGTGTCGCCCGTCGGCGCGTCAAGGAGATCGAAGCAGGGATGCAGAACGCCACGCTCGACGGCGACAGTGTCACCCGCGTCGGGACGGGCGTCTGGAAGAACGAGGAGACGGGCGAAACCTTCACTGGCGGGGCGTACCGCCCCGAGACGCCCGGCGGCCGTACCGTTCGACGGTCGATCCGCGCGGCGCTGGCCACCGACGACGACGAATAA
- a CDS encoding DNA-directed RNA polymerase subunit P: MSYKCSRCKRDVELDEYGGVRCPYCGHRVLLKERAPTIKEVDVE, from the coding sequence ATGAGCTACAAATGTTCCCGGTGTAAGCGTGATGTCGAACTCGACGAGTACGGCGGCGTTCGCTGCCCGTACTGCGGCCACCGGGTGCTTTTGAAAGAGCGCGCGCCGACGATCAAGGAAGTCGACGTCGAGTAG
- a CDS encoding KEOPS complex subunit Pcc1, which yields MFVDDAPHTLSLRFAYATERRARIVERSVRVEVGEIDDDRSAARVEREGRTVRVRIGAADLVALRAGANTWLRLLDVAEAVSADTADSSGA from the coding sequence GTGTTCGTCGACGACGCGCCACACACCCTCTCTTTGCGGTTCGCGTACGCCACCGAGCGGCGCGCCCGGATCGTCGAGCGGAGCGTTCGCGTCGAGGTGGGGGAGATCGACGACGACCGCTCGGCCGCCCGGGTCGAGCGCGAGGGCCGGACGGTCCGGGTCCGGATCGGTGCGGCCGACCTCGTCGCCCTGCGTGCCGGGGCGAACACGTGGCTGCGACTGCTGGACGTGGCGGAGGCGGTGTCGGCCGATACCGCGGACTCGTCGGGAGCCTGA
- a CDS encoding prefoldin subunit beta, translating to MQGNLPPEAQEKIEELQDLQETAQQVAAQKQQAETALNESQTALDALEGIDEDTEMYREVGELLVSTEYDDACDDLEEKVESLEVRVEQLGKQEERVREQFESLQQELQQMLQGGAGGGPMGPGGAGGA from the coding sequence ATGCAAGGCAATCTGCCGCCGGAGGCCCAGGAGAAAATCGAGGAACTACAGGACCTGCAGGAGACGGCCCAGCAGGTTGCGGCCCAGAAACAGCAGGCCGAAACCGCGCTCAACGAGTCCCAGACGGCGCTCGACGCGCTCGAAGGCATCGACGAGGACACCGAGATGTATCGCGAAGTCGGCGAACTCCTCGTCTCCACGGAGTACGACGACGCCTGCGACGACCTAGAGGAGAAAGTCGAGAGCCTCGAGGTTCGCGTCGAGCAGCTTGGCAAACAGGAAGAGCGCGTCCGCGAGCAGTTCGAGTCGCTCCAGCAGGAACTGCAGCAGATGCTGCAGGGCGGCGCTGGCGGCGGCCCGATGGGGCCGGGCGGCGCCGGCGGCGCGTAA
- a CDS encoding DUF3194 domain-containing protein, with amino-acid sequence MGEPDDETVVRTAAEAAEGVVFAHYRQSDVRDLDVTVTFEEGVLDVDVYLNAPDAEDGADPETVADEAARAARDAVDDLFGVGGAA; translated from the coding sequence GTGGGCGAGCCCGACGACGAGACCGTCGTTCGGACGGCCGCCGAAGCGGCCGAAGGAGTCGTCTTCGCCCACTACCGCCAGTCGGACGTGCGCGACCTCGACGTGACCGTGACGTTCGAGGAGGGCGTCCTCGACGTCGACGTCTACCTGAACGCCCCGGACGCCGAGGACGGGGCGGACCCCGAGACGGTCGCCGACGAGGCGGCACGCGCGGCGCGGGACGCCGTCGACGACTTGTTCGGCGTCGGTGGCGCGGCGTAG
- a CDS encoding Hvo_1808 family surface protein, with product MRKRASAILAVLMMMAAVAPATATAPAAVDAGASVVDQRADPDEDVVGWEGGYWHDDEIDIDQSDGLSDEELDAYVARAMARVEYLRESEFDSEVPVEVLPREEFKRQRNESATGNTSFDAWNDQVWEALFVIGEEREANEALQSATGETTAGFYAPSDDRIRIITDSPDSPTIDNATLVHELVHALQDQDGDLGERISTTETQDAGLATDGVVEGEANYIEQRYTSRCGVEWECVETPSSGGGPGQPPNLGVLLTLLQPYSDGPVYIDWLIERGGWDAVEAAFESPPQSTEQIIHLTDEEPVPIEYTDRARNGWETFPNQGEGGSDTVGEASMYVMFWYQARTAGARTVSPQSVVQTTDQYDIYNYDAEPSTGWGNDRVFPYEKGSGEEAQYGYVWVTEWDTEEDADEFVEAYGEILVAQGVAEFDGEGQYVVPSGEFADAFRIDRQGTRVTIVNAPTAEDLSDVRPAPESGSDGTAASDDDAGSTGLEAPGFGPLTAVLALVAAVALVAVARRLD from the coding sequence ATGCGAAAGCGGGCATCCGCGATTCTCGCGGTACTGATGATGATGGCTGCGGTCGCGCCGGCGACGGCGACCGCACCAGCGGCGGTCGACGCCGGCGCGAGCGTCGTCGACCAGCGTGCCGATCCCGACGAGGACGTCGTCGGCTGGGAGGGTGGGTACTGGCACGACGACGAGATCGATATCGACCAGTCCGACGGCCTCAGCGACGAGGAGCTGGACGCCTACGTGGCACGGGCGATGGCCCGCGTCGAGTACCTCAGGGAGTCGGAGTTCGACAGCGAGGTTCCCGTCGAGGTACTCCCGCGGGAGGAGTTCAAGCGCCAGCGGAACGAGAGCGCCACGGGCAACACCTCGTTCGACGCCTGGAACGACCAGGTGTGGGAAGCGCTGTTCGTCATCGGCGAAGAGCGGGAGGCGAACGAGGCGCTGCAGTCGGCGACGGGAGAGACGACGGCCGGCTTCTACGCCCCCAGTGACGACCGCATCCGGATCATCACCGACTCGCCGGACAGTCCGACCATCGACAACGCGACGCTCGTCCACGAACTCGTCCACGCCCTGCAGGATCAGGACGGTGACCTCGGCGAACGGATCTCCACGACCGAGACACAGGACGCGGGTCTGGCGACGGACGGCGTCGTCGAGGGTGAGGCCAACTACATCGAGCAGCGCTACACGAGCCGTTGTGGCGTCGAGTGGGAGTGCGTCGAGACGCCCAGTTCGGGCGGCGGCCCGGGGCAACCGCCGAACCTCGGCGTCCTGTTGACGCTCCTGCAGCCGTACTCCGACGGCCCGGTCTACATCGACTGGCTCATCGAACGGGGTGGCTGGGACGCGGTCGAGGCGGCGTTCGAGAGCCCGCCACAGTCGACCGAGCAGATCATTCACCTGACTGACGAGGAGCCGGTCCCGATCGAGTACACGGACCGCGCCCGCAACGGTTGGGAGACGTTCCCGAACCAGGGCGAAGGGGGCTCGGACACCGTCGGCGAAGCGTCGATGTACGTGATGTTCTGGTACCAAGCGCGGACGGCGGGCGCCCGGACCGTCTCGCCGCAGTCCGTCGTCCAGACCACCGACCAGTACGACATCTACAACTACGACGCGGAGCCCTCGACGGGGTGGGGGAACGACCGCGTGTTCCCGTACGAGAAGGGGAGCGGCGAGGAGGCACAGTACGGCTACGTCTGGGTGACCGAGTGGGACACCGAGGAAGACGCCGATGAGTTCGTCGAGGCGTACGGCGAGATTCTCGTGGCACAGGGCGTAGCGGAGTTCGACGGCGAGGGTCAATACGTCGTCCCGAGCGGCGAGTTCGCCGACGCCTTCCGCATCGACCGACAGGGAACCCGCGTCACCATCGTCAACGCGCCGACGGCCGAGGACCTGAGCGACGTCCGGCCGGCGCCGGAGAGCGGCAGCGACGGCACCGCGGCGAGCGACGACGACGCCGGCTCGACGGGCCTCGAAGCGCCCGGCTTCGGCCCGCTGACGGCCGTGCTCGCGCTGGTCGCCGCCGTGGCGCTGGTCGCGGTGGCCCGGCGACTCGACTGA
- a CDS encoding Hvo_1808 family surface protein: MRLPVLLAVLVVLAGCGGAVGPDGPTAAPTATSTSSPPPAHSGFADPATDRLGWEAGYWYDEPLPVNATDGLDASERAAVVGRTMARIERLRGLEFESAVPVEVVDREAYLADGTVTATAFEEVVWEALLLVGEDRSVAATFAAFYGASVQGSYVPSEDRIVVVSDSARPTLDRRTLAHELTHALQDQHFEAVFGRRNRTGTRDERLGWRGLIEGDAGYVEDRYEKRCGAEWSCLPRPTSGPGASLDGNGGVHVAVYQPYSDGPAFVHRLRERGGWEAVNAAYAAPPTSSAAVIHPARYPDWEPTAVRVPDRSASDWRRFGRSPPGTTVGEASLFATLWANGGTEPFHRRRASRPHRTYNYTHPVTTGWVGDRLVPYRNGTATGYVLRTEWVTTGDAAAFAVAYRDLLRTRRGAERRAGDVLVVPAGPYADAYRVTRNGTTVTITNAPTVGALDAVHRRPAD; this comes from the coding sequence ATGCGTCTCCCCGTCCTGCTGGCGGTCCTCGTCGTGCTCGCGGGTTGTGGGGGCGCGGTCGGACCGGACGGACCGACGGCAGCGCCGACCGCGACGTCAACGTCGTCGCCGCCGCCCGCCCACTCCGGCTTCGCCGACCCCGCCACGGACCGCCTCGGCTGGGAGGCGGGCTACTGGTACGACGAGCCGCTTCCGGTGAACGCCACCGATGGCTTGGACGCGAGCGAACGCGCGGCGGTCGTCGGGCGGACGATGGCACGCATCGAACGGCTTCGAGGCCTGGAGTTCGAGTCGGCGGTGCCGGTCGAGGTGGTCGACCGCGAGGCGTATCTCGCGGACGGGACCGTGACCGCGACGGCGTTCGAGGAGGTGGTGTGGGAGGCGTTACTCCTCGTCGGCGAGGATCGGTCGGTCGCGGCGACGTTCGCGGCGTTCTACGGCGCGTCGGTGCAGGGGTCGTACGTCCCGAGCGAGGATCGGATCGTCGTGGTGAGCGACTCGGCGCGGCCGACGCTCGACCGCCGAACGCTCGCCCACGAACTCACGCACGCTCTACAGGACCAGCACTTCGAGGCCGTCTTCGGCCGGCGGAACCGGACGGGAACCCGCGACGAGCGGCTGGGATGGCGGGGGTTGATCGAGGGCGACGCGGGCTACGTCGAGGACCGGTACGAGAAGCGGTGCGGGGCGGAGTGGTCGTGTCTGCCGCGGCCGACGAGCGGTCCGGGCGCGAGCCTCGACGGGAATGGGGGCGTCCACGTCGCCGTCTACCAGCCCTACAGCGACGGCCCGGCGTTCGTCCACAGGCTCCGGGAGCGCGGCGGGTGGGAGGCGGTGAACGCCGCCTACGCGGCCCCGCCGACGAGTTCGGCGGCGGTGATCCACCCGGCGCGGTACCCGGACTGGGAACCGACGGCGGTCCGCGTGCCGGATCGCTCGGCGTCGGACTGGCGCCGCTTCGGCCGGTCGCCGCCGGGAACGACGGTCGGCGAGGCGTCGCTGTTCGCGACCCTGTGGGCGAACGGCGGGACCGAACCCTTCCACCGCCGGCGAGCCTCGCGCCCCCACCGCACGTACAACTACACCCATCCGGTCACGACGGGGTGGGTCGGCGACCGACTCGTGCCCTACCGCAACGGGACGGCGACGGGCTACGTCCTCCGGACGGAGTGGGTGACGACGGGCGACGCCGCGGCCTTCGCCGTCGCGTACCGTGACCTGTTGCGGACGCGTCGGGGTGCCGAACGCCGCGCGGGCGACGTGTTGGTCGTCCCCGCCGGTCCCTACGCCGACGCGTACCGAGTGACGCGAAACGGGACGACGGTGACGATCACCAACGCGCCGACGGTGGGGGCGCTGGACGCGGTCCACCGCCGGCCGGCCGACTGA
- a CDS encoding nicotinate phosphoribosyltransferase, with protein sequence MPPFDIVGPGAIRDGTATDAYFLRTETTLRHADRNPTVVAEVTADQFPDGDFELLAGVKDAAALLEGRGVDVDAMGEGRLFDGGPVVRIEGPYLEFARFETSLLGFLSHASGMATAALEARRAAPESTVLSFGARHVHPAIAATVERSALVGGLDGFSHVAAGEVLGREAGGTMPHALLICFGRGEQVAAWRAFDEAVAPDVPRVALCDTYSDEVDEALRAVEALGDDLDSVRLDTTGSRRGDFRHILREVRWELDARGHHDVDVFASGGLGPAQLRELRDVADGFGVGSHVSNAEPVDFALDIVEVDGEPAAKRGKLSGAKQAYRTPDGGHHVGLADRNGPKDGEALLEPLIRDGEVVREFDVDAAAERALEDADVVGFGE encoded by the coding sequence ATGCCACCGTTCGACATCGTCGGCCCCGGAGCCATCCGTGACGGCACGGCGACCGACGCGTACTTTCTGCGGACGGAGACGACGCTGCGACACGCCGACCGGAACCCGACGGTCGTCGCGGAGGTGACGGCCGACCAGTTCCCCGACGGCGACTTCGAACTGCTCGCAGGGGTGAAAGACGCCGCGGCCCTGCTGGAGGGCCGGGGCGTCGACGTCGACGCGATGGGAGAGGGACGGCTGTTCGACGGCGGGCCAGTCGTGCGGATCGAAGGGCCGTATCTCGAGTTCGCGCGGTTCGAGACGTCGTTGCTCGGCTTCCTCTCACACGCCAGCGGGATGGCGACGGCGGCGCTGGAGGCGCGACGGGCCGCGCCGGAGTCGACGGTGCTCTCTTTCGGCGCGCGCCACGTCCACCCCGCCATCGCGGCGACCGTCGAACGGAGCGCGTTGGTCGGAGGGCTGGACGGCTTCTCCCACGTCGCCGCCGGCGAGGTACTCGGCCGGGAAGCCGGGGGGACGATGCCCCACGCCCTGCTGATCTGTTTCGGCCGCGGGGAACAGGTGGCGGCGTGGCGCGCGTTCGACGAGGCGGTGGCGCCGGACGTACCGCGCGTCGCGCTGTGTGACACGTACAGCGACGAGGTGGACGAGGCGTTGCGCGCGGTCGAAGCCCTCGGCGACGACCTGGACAGCGTCCGGCTCGACACCACCGGATCGCGCCGGGGGGACTTCCGACACATCCTCCGCGAGGTGCGCTGGGAACTCGACGCCCGCGGGCACCACGACGTGGACGTATTCGCGAGCGGGGGTCTCGGGCCGGCGCAACTGCGGGAACTCCGGGACGTGGCCGACGGCTTCGGCGTCGGAAGCCACGTCTCGAACGCCGAGCCCGTGGATTTCGCGCTCGACATCGTCGAAGTCGACGGTGAGCCCGCGGCAAAGCGGGGGAAGCTCTCGGGGGCGAAACAGGCCTACCGGACGCCGGACGGGGGTCACCACGTCGGACTCGCGGACCGGAACGGACCGAAAGACGGCGAGGCGCTCCTCGAACCGCTGATTCGGGACGGCGAGGTGGTCAGGGAGTTCGACGTGGACGCGGCGGCGGAGCGGGCGCTGGAAGACGCCGACGTCGTCGGGTTCGGGGAGTAA
- a CDS encoding TIGR00296 family protein, whose protein sequence is MSEAQTVHLSYDDGARAVELAREAVEAYVLQGQREQPGSMRDAFYARTGAFVRVTSNRGRGRLRGCAGAYRGSDQLGHAIVDAAITAASDDSCGSEIEPPELQHLNISVCVVCNHVLTNDPLADLELGTHGVALDADGQHAWMYPTLPVENGWNEEQFLTHACRKAGLSPLAWQDDDTMITLFEGQVFRERPEGGSVEQL, encoded by the coding sequence ATGTCCGAGGCGCAGACGGTACACCTTTCTTACGACGACGGCGCCCGAGCGGTCGAACTGGCTCGTGAAGCCGTGGAAGCGTACGTGCTCCAGGGCCAGCGAGAACAGCCGGGAAGTATGCGTGACGCGTTCTACGCCCGCACGGGCGCGTTCGTTCGGGTCACGTCGAACCGCGGCCGTGGACGGCTCCGCGGCTGTGCCGGCGCCTATCGCGGCTCCGACCAACTCGGCCACGCCATCGTCGACGCGGCCATCACTGCCGCTTCCGACGACTCCTGTGGCTCCGAAATCGAGCCACCGGAGCTCCAACATCTCAACATCTCCGTCTGTGTCGTCTGTAACCACGTCCTCACGAACGACCCGCTCGCCGACCTCGAACTCGGCACACACGGCGTTGCCCTCGACGCCGACGGCCAACACGCCTGGATGTACCCCACCCTCCCGGTCGAGAACGGCTGGAACGAAGAACAGTTCCTCACCCACGCCTGTCGCAAGGCCGGCCTCTCGCCGCTCGCCTGGCAGGACGACGACACCATGATCACCCTCTTCGAGGGACAGGTGTTCCGCGAGCGCCCCGAAGGCGGCTCCGTCGAACAGTTGTAA
- a CDS encoding glycerophosphodiester phosphodiesterase: MTTIIAHRGFAGVTPENTVGAVRVAADRADRVEIDVVACGDGTPVVFHDARLDAGADSRGVTDGSGAVADLPSEAVTDAVVLGSGQRVPTLARLLARTTGPLDVELKSPGAGTDPRGSLPPADRDIARERWQPFVDRVLELVGGRDARFSSFSEGALAAVRERDATASLAPLCTDLGTGRELAVRYDAGSIHPSLPALRAADRVPTDRTVNVWTVRTWVEARAAVDAGADGLIADYPGLTRWLGGRDVES, translated from the coding sequence GTGACGACCATCATCGCCCATCGGGGGTTCGCGGGCGTCACTCCCGAGAATACGGTCGGTGCGGTGCGGGTCGCGGCGGACCGCGCCGACCGGGTGGAAATCGACGTGGTCGCCTGCGGGGACGGGACGCCGGTCGTCTTCCACGACGCGCGACTGGACGCCGGGGCGGACAGCCGCGGGGTCACGGACGGCTCGGGCGCCGTCGCCGACCTGCCGTCCGAGGCGGTGACCGACGCCGTGGTGCTCGGGAGCGGCCAGCGCGTGCCGACGCTCGCCCGCCTGCTCGCCCGGACGACCGGCCCACTCGACGTGGAACTCAAGTCCCCCGGCGCGGGGACGGATCCCCGCGGGTCGCTCCCGCCCGCCGACCGCGACATCGCCCGCGAGCGCTGGCAACCGTTCGTCGACCGGGTGCTGGAACTGGTCGGCGGCCGCGATGCCCGTTTCTCCTCGTTCTCGGAGGGGGCGCTCGCGGCCGTCCGCGAGCGGGACGCGACGGCGTCGCTCGCGCCACTCTGTACCGACCTCGGGACGGGTCGCGAACTCGCCGTCCGGTACGACGCCGGGAGCATCCACCCGTCGCTCCCGGCACTCCGCGCCGCCGACCGGGTCCCGACCGACCGAACCGTCAACGTCTGGACGGTGCGAACGTGGGTCGAGGCGCGCGCAGCGGTCGACGCCGGCGCGGACGGCCTGATAGCCGACTATCCGGGGTTGACGCGGTGGCTCGGCGGGCGGGACGTGGAGTCGTAA